AGGGATCGCCCAAGGACTATTTAAGAATCGTGAGAAGTCAATCGGGGCGACAGGATTCGAACCTGCGACCTAGTGCTCCCAAAGCACCCGCAAGAATAAGGCTATAACTGAGACTTATCTTGCTATCTGGACTTTTAGAGAAATAAGAGTGGCCTAATTCGGACTAATAAGCCTTATTTTGGGTGCATTTTGGGTGCAACCTTTTTTGCGTGTTTTGTATTATTAGCTGATACTTAATGCTATAACTGATACGGGCGACAAGATTCGAACTTGCGACCTAGTGCTCCAAAATTACAAAATTATATGTACATATTCATTGACTTTTTGTCTTTTTAAATACACAATATTTCCACTACCTTACTCAAGTTATTAGGACTTTTTATTATATTTCATGAGTTATTTTCTTTCCTTAATATTGCCTCTTCTTCTCGGAATATTTGTCAACTTTGTATTAACTATGTCTGGTCAGGGCTGGGCTAAAAATATTAGTTTTAGGCTTAGCTGTGCTCTTTTGCCTCTTGTTTCTTCTATCATATCAACTGTAATTTCTGGGAACATTGCACTTTCTCTAGGGATGGTAGGAGCCCTTTCAATTGTAAGATTTAGGCACCCAGTAAAAACATCTTTTGAATTAACAATCTTTTTCTTACTTGTAACTGTAGGCATTGCATCTTCAGTTAATCCAAAATATGCTATTTCTGTGACATTTTTATCAATGCTTTCAGTATATCTATATTGTTTGGTCTCCTCGGTGAGAAAGGGTAAAAATAATTTTATTCCAAATTTAGATATCAAAGAATACACTGATAAATTTCTAGTTGAAATTGTTTCTAATTCTTCAATTCCACAATTAGCATCTGAACCAAGACTGATGTTTGTTTTGAACGATCCCAAGAATAATATTTATACTTATAAAATCGCAACAGATTCGATCTCTGATGCTAACGAACTTATAGCGTCAAAAAATATCGATCAGAATTTAACTAAAATAACCAGAATTTAACTTTATGCATTTAGCTAAGAGTTTCGTATTTTATACGTTCTTATGTGTTATTTTGGGTGGCTGTGATTATTCCGGTAACTTTTCTTCCCCTTCTGAACAGGAAAATAATAACACAAGTATAATTTATCCTTCAAATAGTAATGTAATTAATAATCTGCCTGTTGTGGAAGACTCTATCCCAAATACATGCCTCTCTTATACTTCAAATCCAAAGAAGATTGAATACATAAAAATAACAATACCTGAGTCTAGAAGGTGGGCAAAAAATTTACTAAAAGCATTTATAGATCCATCTAAAATCACAAATCCAAAATACCGCAAAAGATTTAATTCTTTAATATCGTTTAGGCACGGTAATAACATATGTAAATTCAAGGCCTCTGTTCGGCTTTCTGGCGACTTGAAAGATCATATATCAATGAAGAATCAAAATTTCCTCTATACATCAAAATCCCCATCTATTCCTATCGTTTCATCCTTAGACGTGAAAATGAAAACTGGGAACATAAATGGCATAATCAGGTATAAACTTCTCCTTCCTGAATCAAGAAATGGTGATAATGAAATTTTGACTGTTTCATTATTTAATCAGTTAGGTATACTTACACCTCGGACTCGATATGTAACTGTCGATATAAATGGAACTGTTGTAAAAATGTTATTGCAAGAAAAATTTGTCAAGGAATTTGCAGAGCATAATCTTCTAAGAGAATCTGCTCTTCTTAAAACTCATGAAGATCTAATGTGGAATTTGAGGTCTAAATCATCTCAAAATTTTTCTTCATTAATCTTTCCTTCAATAATCAATCGTAATTGGTTGAAAAAAAATGATTTAAATAAATCTATATCAGTGCAAGCATTGAACATTCTTTCTGATGCCTCTAATCGTTCTGCTGATAACGTTCATACTTATCAAAATTTCTTTAATTTGCAAGCGCTTGCAAATAACAACGGCACTGAAGAATTTGCGTTTTATAATATGCTTTCAATAATTACTGATTCTACTCATGGCCTTATTAATCATAATGAAAGATTTTATTATGATGCTTTTGAGGATAAATTAAGGCCAATATACTACGATGGAGACTCGAATTTATTGAATAGATTCAATAGCCTTGATCCAGCTGATAGTTTATCGATGATCAAAAGATCCAAAACATGGATCTTAAATAATGCAAAGCACTATAACATTGAGGATTACAAGAAAAAAATAAAAAACATCGATTCGTATAAACTTTCTTTAACAGCCGTCAATTCTGGATTAAATTTTTCTGAAATTGATGCTGACCGATTAAAAATATATCTTTTAAAAAATCTCGATTATGTTGAAATTAATTTAAAAGAATATAGTGATAATACCAATCCCGAGTTTACACAAAAAAAGGATGTTAATTTACAAAGGTTTGCAAATAATGGTCTCTTTAATTTTCAATCATTTTATGGAAATCCATTAGGTGAATATTTTCTTTGTGAAATCAATACAGCTTTACTTTGCAATACTTACAGTCCTGACAGCAAGAAGCTTGTAAAACTTATGACAACCGGAGCTAAAGTAAATAATTTACCCACTTTTTATCTTAATGAAAATAAGTCTTCTCAGGTAAGAAAAATTAATTTAAATCAAAGAACTCTAGTTATTGAAGAGAACTTTATTATGCGAATCTACGGTGCACCGGATGTAAATGTCGACAAGAATGAAAGAACAATAAATGTTTATTTAAAAAGTGCTAAAGACCAAGTCATTATAAATAACAGTGACCTGGTAAATTGGGAAATAAATGTAGTTGCACTAAAGAATAAATCAATCTCTCCTCCAAATATAAGATACAATAGCGAATTGCAAACTGGCGCACTTGTTATACAAGATTCAAGGCTTAAAAATGTGTCGTTTTCGTTCAAAGGTGGAATGTTAGAAGATAGTATTAACATAGTTAGGTCTAGTGGTGATATTAAACAAATTTTTATTCAAGATAGCTACCAAGACGCTCTCGATATTGACTTTTCAACGATATCTATAGCTAATGTTAGAGTCCTAAATGCTGGAAATGATTGCGTTGATCTATCATCAGGTGAATATAAAATATATAATTTAAATTCTAAGTATTGTTCAGATAAGTCAGTGTCTCTTGGCGAGAATTCATCACTCCAAATAGAATCAATGACAACTCAGGCGGCTGATGCTGCTTTAGTTGTCAAAGATTCTTCTAAAGCAACTGTAAATAATGCTAATATTTTTAATGTAAAAAAATGCATTCAGATTTATAGAAAAAAACAAGAATATGGTGGTTCATTAGTGAATTTCCCATTAGTGCAATGTGGAAATTATCCCATTCACGTTCAGTTGAATTCTGAGCTTAGATCCAATGATTCCAAGAATTGAGCAAAAATTTAATTTAAGACCATGTAATTACAAATTTTTTCTTGGCTGGTTAATGGATCATAACTTTAAAATGTTGTATCCGGAAAGGATTGTCTCCTCCATATATTTTGACAACTTTAACCTTGCTTGCTTTCATGACACGAGAGAGGGAATCACTCCACGTCGGAAGATTCGTATCCGTGGTTATGATTCACCTTATCCTTTTAAAACCGATAGACATTTTAGTTTTGAGAAAAAGTTTAGTAGCGGCATAAGTCGTTCCAAGCTCCAACAAGTTTTCGATTTACGCGAAGTTAAAGACTGTTTAAATTTTGGAGTTTTTGATCAACAATATGGATTCTGTTCCCCTCTTGTTCTGATAAGTTACACTCGTGAATATTTTGTAAGCGATAATCTAAGAGTCACGATAGATAGAGATATAAAATATTCGATGGCTGCAGATCCTTTTGAATGCATCGTTGATGAAGAGTATGTTATGGAGATTAAAACCTCTATCAATACAAGTCTTGAGTCCATTGCAAATAAATTTTGCTTCCCATGTTCTAGGTTTTCAAAATATGAAAGAGCAATAGAGCATCTAGATGATTCTCATTTAATGACCGTAAGACATAAATCTATATTTAATAGTCCAATTTTCTAATTTCTGTCTTTAACTAGGAAGTATCTTTAGACTTATTTTTCTAAATACCGAAAACTGATCTATATAAGGTAGGCTTATATCCTAAAAATTCAAGAAAATTCTATAAAGTCTAGGAAAAAACCATAAGATAACCCCCTAAAAAGGAGGTCATTTTTACTAATTTTTCCCTAAGTCAAATTAGGCAATCGCTGAAAAGCCAGTCTGGGCGAAAGGATTCGAACCTGCGACCTAGTGCTTTTTAATAATTTCAATAAAAGTTTATTGATAGATTTTTAAAAAATAAATATTTGGATGTTGAAATATTTAGGAATATTTTATAACTAAATTTTTTGATATATTTTTGAAATTAAGTAATATTAAGGTTTTAGATAGATGATAAACAAGTTTTTTTATATTAAGTCATTTTAAATCTAACTCAAGATTATTTAGTTAACTTATCTACTATTCAAATCAACCAACTTATGTAAAGTATTTTGAATACATCTTTTATTGAAATACCTTGAGAAATTGTAATAAGCTAAAAATTGTTCTTTCAACCCCCAATTTTTAGAAAGAAATAGTCTTTGTGGTTTAAAGAAACTTTGAGAAACATTTGGAAGTATTTTTTTATTTAGGAACAATTCAATTGCCCTTAAATAAAGAGAATGACCATGATTCATATTTTTAATTTTTAAATCCAAAAGACTTTCATCCCCATTCAATTTAGTTTGTTCAGTAGAAATAATATTGCCAGAATCAATACCAGAATCAATCCACATAATTGTGTTTCCTATTAAATCAAATTCTTTTAGATAAAGGCACCAAAAAGTACAATCAGGTCCGCCTTTTATATAAGGAGAAATTCCAGTATGTAAATTCATGATGACTCCATATTGATTAATAATATTCAAAAGTTTTTGTTGTAGTATATTTGTTCCTGATACTAAAACTAATTCAGGTTTAAAAGTAAGAATTATTTTTTCAACTTCTATTTGATTAATATCATGGACCTCAATAAGAGGTTTTATTGGAAATTCTGAAAAATTCTTTTCATAGTAACTCAACATTCCAAACCAAGCCTTTCTGAATTGACCAAATGTGAGTAAAAAACCAATAAAATTTGAAATCCTTTTTAAACTTAATTTAAAGTTTGTTCTTTTTAACTTTTTAACTTTTTGATTTACTACTATGATTCCATCAATCTTAAATTTTGCATGAATTTTATGAGCTAAGGCCTTTTGATTAGATCTTGCATCACATAAAAATAATTTCATATATTTCTTAAAAAACCAAGAGACCTATAAATCATTTCTTGTTCAGAATAAGCATGAAATGCAAATCTATTATGAACACTATTATTATTATTAGAAAAATTGTTATTTACAAGTAAGATTTGAGTATATCCTTTTTCCTTCGCAATCTTTAAATTTGATTTCTTATATGAAGCATTTGGAAAAGCGTAAATATAAGGTTTTTCACAAAAATTATGTTCGAACCACTTAGAGCATAAATCAATATCATTTTTAAAAAATTCATCAGTTTCACAACTCATGTTTGAATGAAAAAATGAGTGAACACCTATATCATGAAATTTCATTATTTCTTTGATATCAGACTTATTCATCATTTCAGTTGAATATTTATATAAGTCATCTCCTAATCGATCCAAGCAATATTTCTCAATTTCAAGCTGTTTTTGGAACGTATTATTTTTGACAAATGATGATAATCTTGCACCCTCTTTTACAATATTATTGCTTTTGTTGAACTTGAAATTTGGTATTTTCAATTCCTCAAGTTCATCGATATTAGCTTTTCCTAGAAAATCCTGAAGAATTACATTAAAAGGAGGTCTTTGTTTATCAATACATGATGGAATTATATTTTGATTTGATCTAATCCCGTACTTCAATAAGATTGGATGTGCAATATTTATAAAATCTTTATATCCATCATCAAAAGATAAAATTACTTTTGGTTTTGAAGGTAATTTTTTTTTGTCGAATTTATCTTTCTCTAATTCTAAAAAACTTGTAAACTCGTAATTTTTCAATAAAAATTGAATAAGGCTCTCAAAAATTTTTGGGTTTAAGGGTGGATATGCAGATTTATCATTATTGTCAACTCTATGCAGATTTAAAATAGTTAAATATCTCTTTGCTTTAATTTTTTTAAGTCTATTATTAATTCTCAGGGGATTAGATAAAATATTAAATCCTGCAAATTTAATAACCTTTTTTGTATAACTAGAAATGCTCATATTTTTATATTCTTAATAATAGATTTAAAACTTTCAGATTAAATTCATTTATCAGAAAAATCTATTTATTTGGTATTTTACAACATAGAAAAATGAAAACTCAGGGAGGTTGGAAATGGCAAATTAATTAATTAATAAAATAAAAACAATATAATGCGAAAATCTTAAATTACGAGAATCAATATACAAATGTGGGAATTCTGTAGAAGTAGGGTAAGTAAGAAAAATTCAATAATATTGAAAATAGCACTGCTGAATGTGAGCATCAATATTAATAATATAAATAGTCAATTTAAAGAGGGAAGAATTGAAGATTGAAAAGGCTAAGGATGAATGGAAAAAGTTAATTAGTCAGGGTTGGCGAGTAACCCGGGAGGTATGGAATAAACCTAGTGATAATTAGCGATTAAGCCTACTAGGTATATCAAAGCTATACAAATAATCGCTATTTAATCGCTATTTGAGTTTTTAAGAAAAATGAAAAATAAAAAAGGCAACCTTGGGATGGCTGCTTATGACTTGATTGAGTCGGGGCGACAGAATTCGAACCTGCGACCTAGTGCTCCCAAAGCACCGCATACTCCATTAGCATCACTAGGTTTTTAAGCTATAAATTATTTCTTGCATGGTGTTGCGTAATTTATCTGGTTAAATAAAGCAATATTTGTCCATAATTTGTCCATTTTTTCAAAATTTGGTGCAGCTTTACCCCTTTTTTTATCTATAATTTTTACAAGGAGAAGTTCACTTTAATAAATAAGATAGGTCAAGAATTAAAGTCTTTGAACCATTTGAAAATGTTTCCAAGCCTTTGCCAAGCATTGATGCGATGATGATTAGTTTTGGTTGCGTCTATAAGAGAAGTAGTAAACCAGTTATGAAAGGTAGCAGGGTAGAAACTATTGAGGCTGCTAGAAAAGAATATAAGTAACTTTTAGATGAAGGTTGGAAGAAGAGTTCTATTTTTAGAAGTTATTTTTAAAATTTT
This window of the Prochlorococcus marinus XMU1412 genome carries:
- a CDS encoding VTC domain-containing protein — its product is MIPRIEQKFNLRPCNYKFFLGWLMDHNFKMLYPERIVSSIYFDNFNLACFHDTREGITPRRKIRIRGYDSPYPFKTDRHFSFEKKFSSGISRSKLQQVFDLREVKDCLNFGVFDQQYGFCSPLVLISYTREYFVSDNLRVTIDRDIKYSMAADPFECIVDEEYVMEIKTSINTSLESIANKFCFPCSRFSKYERAIEHLDDSHLMTVRHKSIFNSPIF
- a CDS encoding polysaccharide deacetylase family protein produces the protein MSISSYTKKVIKFAGFNILSNPLRINNRLKKIKAKRYLTILNLHRVDNNDKSAYPPLNPKIFESLIQFLLKNYEFTSFLELEKDKFDKKKLPSKPKVILSFDDGYKDFINIAHPILLKYGIRSNQNIIPSCIDKQRPPFNVILQDFLGKANIDELEELKIPNFKFNKSNNIVKEGARLSSFVKNNTFQKQLEIEKYCLDRLGDDLYKYSTEMMNKSDIKEIMKFHDIGVHSFFHSNMSCETDEFFKNDIDLCSKWFEHNFCEKPYIYAFPNASYKKSNLKIAKEKGYTQILLVNNNFSNNNNSVHNRFAFHAYSEQEMIYRSLGFLRNI